In the Hermetia illucens chromosome 1, iHerIll2.2.curated.20191125, whole genome shotgun sequence genome, AAGTAATTATAAATACGTCATTTACATAGCGTTACAAGAGGTTAAGTAAGGAGTTAAAGTGACAACCTCCTGGGTGTTCGATGCTAAGCCCAATAATCGCTCGGTTCTACGCTCAtataatttaaagaaaatttttacAGCGTCTTCTGGAATAGCTAAGCTAACCACCTAATGTGGTCTCTCCCCTTAATGCTGtgaaagtgataagctcacagcagcagaGCAAACGCAACGCAAATACAGACGCAGAGAGATTAAGCAATGACGCACCACCCCATCAACCAACGCTCCATCGGAGAAGTCTCGGTGTGCAGCAAGTAATCATTTCAATTGCATTGTTTATATTACAACCATATTCAGTCCGTTTCAGTCAACTTCGAAGCTAGTTCGGCCATCGCTAACCATGATAGACATTTAAATTTGAGGGAATTAGTGTTACTTAAGAACAACGATCACATATGAACGAAACTTTATAAGAAACTCATCGAAATGGAGCCCTTCAAAAAGTGTTGTTTTTGTTGTAAATTAGAAACTGGCGCATATATCTTGGGAGCGGCTGGATTAATTTTGTCCTTGGTCAACATTATCGGGGGTTctttaattttaaacaaaattattaTCACAGACGATGAATCTCGTGAGTATCTTTTGCATTATTATTGTAAATGCTCAATTAAATTTACAAATTCTTGTGCTCTTCTTTGTTTTATCCTTGGGCTTTGCCGTTATGCCAAGTTTAAGTAAGTTTTCCCACTCTTTTATGCATAATATGCACAGTAATTAGCACGCGAAAACATCTAAACAAGCAATCCAGCTTGTGGGTCAATTTCCTTTGACACTATGAATATAAGCATTTTCTCGAAGACATTTAGAGGCAGTACttctaaaaacacaaaaaaaatactCATTGACCAACTTTCGGTTGCAGATAACCCCAATGCAAAGTTCTAACCTACGTACACATGTGAATGCGGCTTAGCTCTCAATTATTTAAATTAGAACAAATTGACGATTATTTCCCTCTTCCAAACAAAGGGGCTCGAGTAAAATTGAgaaattaatacaaaattatctTTTTACACTAAAAGGTTAAATATCAAGGGAATGGCTGGGGCTAAAAAGTACTACGTTCCTAAACCGGATGTCAAGAAATACAAATTACAAATGGGGGCTCCTGAGGACggtgaaggggacatgcagccgaTGGGATTTTCAtttgaagcgtagatgaggtgaAACATTGTCGAATTAAATTTGCTATCACGTACGGTTGGTTGGCccggaaatcatttttttttaaacagaaccggttcaatgtctgtctgtctggctgtgcgtctgtctgtctgtctatcacatgtacttttctcagaaacggctataccgattgacacgaaatttggtgagaaggtgggaactgtggacccccagacatgcagtgagtgatatccttctacgttgagatttaggggagggggggtccccatacatgtaaaaggggagtgtaacattttttttcaccaaatatagtcatgtgggatatcaaatgaaagctctcaattaatacttttcgaagccggtgttagttttgagatttgttaaaaaggcgcagagtgggaggggtggaaagtaatgatttctttaacgcacccattctcagaaactactcaaccgaaaaatctgaaaaaaaatcatgaagctgcctctatatggtgcccaggcctcaaaatactctaaataccaatacctgttcaaattaagttaataatagtatattaccatatttttgggaaaattgagtaaaaccccccttaagtttatctgagAGTtaaaaaagttggtagtagtataaaatatatatgaaacatattatctccaagtttgaccaaaatcggactattagtaacaaagttacagtagctcaaagttgtctttaccgtgtaaatttacaaaccgaagtactaaatctgacatgctaaatgcatatacgtaACGGGcttcgtacaaatgggatagttctacactcaaatatactcacacaagaagcaaacaaaacccttcatacccgaagcgcccagcttctggtttcccaactgggataaacttaaaggaagttttactcaattttcccaaaaatatgataatatactattattaacttaatttgagcagatagcaatatggagagtattttgaggcctgggcaccatatatttttcaaatttttcggtcgggtagtttctgagaatgggtccgttaaaggaaacatcactttccacccctcctactCTCCTCCCgaccttgcatttgatacctacattaccatattcagtgaaaaaaatgtttacactcccctttgacatgtatggggaccccccccccccccttaatctcaacgtagaaggatatcgcccactgcatgtatgggggtccacagttctcaccttttcaccaaatttcgtgtcaatcggtatagccgtttctgaaaaaagacattgaaccgattttaataaggttttgttttggaaacaaaaccttgaaaagcttcgctggttcctcgcgtatgttgcgttctggacacgtctggagtgactttcgccataccatcgtaaccgattgcatatgatagaaagtttctgttttagtgtgtcgagaatttcaactacgggtctacccgtctgctggcatggccagtgctgatctaaatcagtctagcaatgtcctgccttagtgagtcccgccgacgttccagacaaattttccatggtggatctcttcggtcattcaaactaataacgcgaaagcgaatcttctgaccgggCAATCTGACAGCCATAACTGCACTACAGTACATAAGTGATTGTAGtttcagcagcgacatatcagcacacagtcgagatgcaatctcatcattgatttgagatagaattcccggagttgctggagatgcatagagcctggggtctatgcaaaagatccatttccgagaattctatacacgctctttggaattcgtcccaaacctcagcgggaacctcagctggacgatggagaagagtgcttcggcgggtTTGAatttgttgcctgcagtgcgaggtggtgttgttgatgctgccgcctctgcctccatcgactctcGATCATAAGTTTCCGCGGTTCTCCTGGTCgtatggcgcctagacgtcgaagcGCCCCACGACTAGCTATTTCGATACCGTGccgtccattacgggagcccgacccagtcaccaaatcagacgattcccgccggttatccgtaccggacctcaagtttctccttcttctgattaaatggatttgcattttctatctaactgccaggtgtggggctagcttcttcagtgagtaatatgcaagactgcaaagtttctgcactttcctcacctaccccctgagacgctgcggtgtcgtacagccattcagactgaagtatCCATCCCTCCTCGTCTCACAACCGCGTGGTCGAGCAGTCgtgtttttttaatttaatttccaggttttagctcgcgttttggTTTAACTTGTTAGGCTTACGCGAATCCCTATGTTTGTGCAGATATTTTCAAGATGCAATGCGGACCCACGCTCTggtatagacacgtgaattttgtataatacacgcttggctagcacagaggcgtgcaagcacgtgtcgaccgagGGCTCCGATAGAGCTTTAGTATTTGCAGGCagatcttcacggtcaatttcgcaaagtttttaggtttttgtaatagctcttccttctaggtcgtcaggatggtcgtttgactaTCCTATTCTTCATTAGTTTTATTAcaaccccacatggccacattttccATTCATACGTTTTGGGGGTCCCCACTTAAACTcagtacaaaatggcgccatttgccATTTGTAAAAGGAACAGCAGACCACACGTTTCACGCTTTCACCAATtatcgtgacaatcggtccaaccGTTTTCGAAtacatcgggtgtgacagacagagagacatcgactcgattctaataaggttttgttccacataAAGCtttaaaaagcaaataaatagtattatatataaaaattgttCTATGTTctatgttgattgaacgccgccacctctcagccttgatgaatgtcaaaacatataggggggccaatatagagtcggatcactatctcgttggcatggtgttccaagctcgaataacaacaccacccagaatcccctctgacaatcaggtgagagttaacactgaagccatccacaacacaaccgcGACTCCTATAagaggggaaatggatgtcgcaataaccgcagtcaacagagaacctggagatgaagcatcaacaaatgatcttcacaaccacctgaagaacgttatcgttgatgcggccacaaacatacttggccccagccgcaaaaggagtcagaacggctggtttgacgatgaatgtaagctagcaacggaacggaagaatgccacatatcgagtaatgttgcattctcaaagaacgcgggcacgcgcagagacttatcacgaactgcgttgagcggagaagagacttcacagacggaaaaaggaagcctgggagaaccaacaaatctgtgaactagaaaattacagggagcaaccgcaccaggcgcggaagttttaccaacaagtcagcagaatgaagtcttatacacctcgatgctcatcctgccgagacagagagggaaatctgatttccgacagaatgggcatattggagcgatgagttgagtactttgatgagcaactgaacaaccagaacatcgacgagttggagatcccgccaactgaagacgaccgacaaatactgccaccaccaggtataggagaaacagtccgtgcaattcatcggctaacaaatcgtaagtcaccaggagccgatggaattacagccgaattggttaaatatggaggcgaccagttacaccaagtggttcatcaacttgtgctcaaggtatgcgacagcgaatcaatgcctaacgattggcaacgaggcattatttgtcttatacataaaaaggaagatatcacacagtgcagcaattatagaagtatcacgttgctgagtaccatctataagatattctcctctatcttgctaggtcgaatagccccatacgcccagaacatcattagcccataccaaagaggctttactccaggcaaatcagcaacagatcagattttctctgtgcgagaGGCGAtggaatatagacaacagttgcaccatctattcatcgactttaaagccgcctttgataactaaaaaaaaacagaatcttTTTCTGAGatcaatgaaatataaaaacaagtcggaataccgggagctTGGCCCTTCAGGTATAAGGGTTTTgcagaggaaaagacggaaacggtccttatcaccaagtgtCGGAAAAGTAATGTCGATCGCATTAGAATTGGGAGGCGTATCATCACTTGCAAATCAGCATCCCAAACACTTGGGAGTGATAATAGATGGGAAGCTCAATTTTAAGCGGCATGTGGCATATGCTTCCCAAAAGGCGTATGCCGCCAGGATGGCTCTGACAAGAATGATACCAAATGTAGGAAATCCACAgaatacttgcaggctgctagtAGCCAGGGTAAAGGGTTTCACCTAGctgtatgcatattttatgtaacGCAAATAAACTGAGTGCAGCCTAAAGAAGAACTGTCCTAAggaagggtgtgttctgctttcCAGACCGTCTTAAATGATGCGGCAAAGCAGTCAAAGAAAGACTCTCCAGGTGATGCTGATAGCACATTGCTCGAGAAGGTTAAAAGTAGGGCCTTGGTGAGTAGAACAATAACAGCAGAATGTTTagacttttttcattttcaccgTCTCATGATTTTTGGCAGTGCACAGTTGTGTTTCTATGTACCGCCAACAGCCATTTAAAGCCTATATTATAACATTGGATATTTCGgttcaaattaataaataaaatagattTTAATGTTTTCTGCAGCCCCGTCGACGATATTCCACATAATTTACTCCGTTGTTGGTTTGATTTGTTTCGCTCTTTTGATATTTGGGGCGAAAAGACGAAATAGTTGGTTAATGCTCCCATACATCGTTTACTCCGTCGTCTCCCTGGCTACAGTCGCTGTAGTCCTATTCATCGAAGAATTCAATGGCATCCATGAAACTTACGTTAAAGTTGGACTGGTTTTAGTGTTTGGAGTAGGTAAGGTTAAATATAAGTATTGTAATAACTAAAACTAATTCTaacgtttttttattttcagccaTTTGCCTGGAGGTTTATTTTGTTCTTTGCATGATTTCACTGTATTTAAAgctaagaaaagaaaagtgtgAAAATGAAAACGAAGGATTTTTCAAACTGTAGGCACGGGACGCCTTGTAAAATATACTCTTATGAAGTAATTAAGCACCTTCGAATTTGCATTATTGAAGCTACTCTATTTCTTTGAATTACGCAATGCTTTGAGAACGCGTAACATGCCGTAATCGAGAGGTTCAAGTATCCCTTATATAAACTTCTTAAGAATTAAAACCAAGCACTACATTTCAGTCAATTATGTATAATTTCTTTCTGCTCTTTTTCAAACAACATATGTAGTTTTGGAATAAACTATTTTTACTCAAATAGTGTTTTTGAATTACCGTAGCAAAGATTTCATAGCTTCGAAGATAGAGGAAACTAAGCACCGTCCTTCTGCAATTAGCGGTTCCCATAATCTCATCTCAGGAGACCTCAGGTGTAAACGAGCTGAAGGAACTGAacgaaggataaaaggaaaaaaaatatgtggTGCGGTCAGAGGAGATTCAGGAAAAACAAAAGGTAAATACCTAGCTGAAACTGAAAGTGCTAATGAATGAATGAGAATGCATTCTGTAACCCAATAGaatggatgggcaaaatgctagaaagcaggcaaatggaggtaccgacaggtacaaattctattatcatggacaccactcaaggctgtccacagggtggggtactatcgccgctgatgtggagcatGGTAGTGGAGGAGCTCcaggacgtgttaacaaatactggaatacaaatcCAGGGttaggcggacgacattgttttaatctgtagggtcaATTgaatgaagataccctatgtgatggaatccaaactggactaagggttgctAGTgccttgcagatccatagcaggagaaAAATGCGGTTGCCGCCCGAAGATACTacattggatatatactgcaatagtaaggccaatgattacctacggagcggtaatctgggcagaaagaaccgaactcagcacgcaagccagggaattacataagctccaaaggctgggttgcgtgtgtatcagtggggcaatgaggacatgtccaacggcatccctggaggtccttctgggattaacccctctccatctgcacatacagatgcaggcaaggagatcaatattcaggatggccggtagtatgagtgaggcggggagctgcctaaatcgaaggaagattgatattctttctagacggtatcccgaattactgataccaagggataacatgacgacgaggtttcacttcggtaagaagtttgaaacacgttggagtaacaaggcaaactgggagaacgtggctgcgacatacggcttaaaccagcaactgattacttggtacactgacggatctctcacagcggagggagcgggtgccggtgtcattggtccaaggaaaatgtactttaagccaatgggtaggtacactagcatattccaggcggaaatatacgccatagacaaatgtggctcctttaatctgcaaaggaactacagggggcagaacatagctattctcaccgataaccaagcagcgatcaaggcacataGGTTCaaacaggtgaactctaaactggtatgggaatgccttgagagactgaatacactcggctcgcccaacaaggtctggatactttgggttccaggccatgctgggttgcaaggcaacgaggcagcggacgaattaGTCAAGAAGGGAGAGGAAcggaatgaagaggaacggttgcgGGAACTaaactgggcgggcctaccagggatggagcagtccagggtgcttattgggggatacgaacccatacacacaaaggattgcttaaacctcaccaaaaacaacctccgaatcatggtgggaattctcactggtcattgtcggttgaactatcacctaaggaagctagggatatctacggagactgcctgcaggttttgtgaggaggaggacgaaacctctatacacgtcctgggacagtgtccggcacttgtgcaaagtaggtcgaggcatctgggagaacacttaataccagatacaaagcagaaatatctggaagtagggaatatactaaagttcctaacggttataggcctgcttgagatactatgatcaataggtacactataaccagtaaaaggggcacaacagttcttcaaggacgcggtgcgacttttccttaacaaaataataataataaacccaatagaaaatttatccTAATAGAATGTTATTGCATACTCAAAAGCGTGGAGTTTCTCTACTGTCTTTATAGACGAAATCGAATCTAAACTAGAAATCTTCACTACTCTGAAGGAGCAGTTCAAATTACAGGAACTGGTAGAACCTCCTTTCGTAAACCTCGACTAAAAGAAACGTACGCAAAGAAGACGGTACGATAAAGTTCCGAAGTATGGAATATAATACTTTGAACCTCAAAAGGTTTTAATCGCAATGATGTAAGTAGCATGTGAAGGGCCATCGAAAACATTTACAGAGTTATGGAGTGGTGCTGATATAAGATTTTAACGAAAGTCCTATGATTTCATGCCTCTAAGCATTAACAAAAAAGAATACGTCATAGAATTGTATATTCAGAATATTTGACCGAAAGAGCCGGAGAGTCGGGCAGGATTTCTCAAAAGCCATACATTTACGTGAATGATGCAcattttacttttaatttttcagtttaATCCTCTCaacaaataacaagtcgggaaccggaagctgaacgcttcaggtacgaaaggttttgtgtattcttagtacgtagcacgtaatatatgcatatattatgtgagaatatccactttcggatgatattgacattcatagtcttgaatttgcaaagaagcgacaaatttgacgtattataactttgttagtaatagtgcgatttccaccaaattgaccacgctcTATATTCTACcatatattgttgcgaaattttgtggtgctagcatgaacttaaggggggttttgcagccaattactaaaaatgatggtattaacttcatttgtacagatatcagtatggaaggtatttcggagcccaggcactatatagtggcagcctcttgttttttttttcagatttttcggttgaatagtttctgagaatggcccccttaaaggaatgatcactttcaaccgcactccccacctttctaacaaatagcaaaactaagaccggcttcgaaaagtactaatcgagacctttcatttgataccctacgtgattatatttgatgaaaacaaaatttacctcccccttttgcatgtatgaggaccctctcttgaattcgtcgtaaaaggaattaccgcactgtatgcgtgagcgttcacagttcccagctttctaccaaatttggtgtcaatcgctgtaaccgtctctgagaaaaatgcgcgtgacgaacagacagacaggcagacggtaaATGGACGACTGCTTCCAGTTGAGGTATTGCGCGCCAAGCATGCCCACACGTCGTCCCTATCCGTTCTTGGCAATGTGCGTAGATATTatactaaacaaacaaacattgactattaccaaatactgtattatattatatatgcacgtatgtatataaattgatcgaacaCATATCtacgatttacttcgtgcacaaaagcatacccATTTACATATACGGTacgtattatcatcatcatctatggcgcaacaaccggtatccggtctaggccctagtaagcaactccagacatcccggttttgcgccgaggtccaccaattcgatatccctaaaagctgtctggcatcctaacctacgccatcgttccatctcaggcagggtctgcctcatcttctttttctaccatagatattgcccttatagactttccgggtgggatcatcctcatccatacggattaagtgacccccccaccgtaacctattgagccggattttatccacaaccggacggtcatggtatcgctcatagattttgtcattgtgttggctacgtccatcctcatgtaggggggcaaacattctacggaggattcttctctcgaacgcggccaagagttcgcattttgctaagaactcaggcctccaaggaatacataaggactggcaagatcattgtctcttacagtaagagctttgagaaGTTTCgaacaaaacagtttttgtaagctgaaataggctctgttggcaaccaacaaccgtgcgcgaacttcatcatcatagctgttatcggttatgattttcgaccctagataggagaaactttcaacagtctcaaagttggagactcctatctttattcttcccgttcaacCAGtccaattcgatgttgttgttttttggtgctggcgttgccaccatatattttgtcttgccttcattgatgtgctgcccacgatctcgcgccgattaccgcctgctcgatctggatgaaggcagtttgtacgtctcgggtcgttcttcccatcatgtcgatatcacgagcataagccagtagttgggtggacttaaagaggatcgtacctcttgcatttacctcggcatcagggatcactttctcgagggccaggttaaagagaccGCATGATAGGggatctccttgtcgtagaccgttgttgatgccgaatggtcttgagagtgatcctgctgcttttatctggcctcgcacgtctCAATCAAGATCTGAGGCTGAGGAAACCATGATCGGGAttgcgatccgtcgtggatcttccctctttcgatcgcggcacgcgacttacggctccacgcgcgcggtcgagccgttttttttattattttccagttttagctcccgttctggtttttattcattaggccgtcgcgaattccctgttgttgtctattttaaaatccggtgcggaacCACGCATCAGTATAGACACGTTGACTTTGATCAAAGAGCTCAAAGGACCGacccacattcccgagcgtggctagcacagaggcgtgcaagaacgtatggcgcggtaggattcgcggcattcgaaattgatttcgaatgttgcgaatgcgagcggacagatgacgccaccggcgccctCCACTCTGTTCAgatctcgccacaggagtgaagaTCAGAGTGCCATGACTAAATAGCATGACATGAGAAAAATAATTGCCGATTTTGAGACGTTTTTTAAAAAGAGTTGTGTTTGATTAGTAAAAAGTGGCGGTTGATTTCATAGTTATCAGATATCAGtataaaactaaataaaaggTTTTGCTTGTAATCGTTTTATCGAAAATATAATTATGGTTGCGATATGACAGAATGATTTTATTGAGGAAGAAACTAGTCGTAACAGAAGTGGTAGCAGAACCTAATATTGAATTACGAATACTATTGGAATACATCAGTATCAAACTaaaaacgtgtcgaccgagcactttgatgaagcttcaatctttgcgggcggaccttcacggtcaattttgcaaatttttaagTTTCCGGGATAGTTCTTCTCTCTAGGTgtttgtcggccacttaggatgatcgtctgatcctcctatttcccAGAAGTTCATTACAATCCCTTACTCGATTGCAAAATTTTTGAACTTATTGTGGGCTTCTGTCTGGAAAAAAGATAgaataataaaagaaagaagCGTAAAAAAAGATTTCTCATGCATATTCCACCACAGTTTGATTTTAGGGAGCACGTGCAGTTTTCACAGTGAATAATGTCTGAAAGGCAATATTACGTAAATTCTTCCCGAGAAGTATATTTAGAAATAGACAGCAAGGGCATCATCCACTTCGGCTCCAATGCATCAATTGTTCAGAAGCGCATGGGCATGGGGCATGTGTATCCTTATGAAGACGCATCTTTGGATAGGCTGGGAAGCGCTTTTATTTCCCAAATGAGAATCATTTTAACTACAATGACCGGGGCCCTATTCTGCTTTCAATATAAATCATGTTGTAGTTTTCAATACCGAAATTTACCGTCCACATATTTTGAGATAGTCAATTCTTCCACTCCTTCCTCTACACGAACTGTGTCGGTTGCGTTTTAATTGGATAAAACATGCACCAATGGCCAACAAGCCACTGTTACGTGGCTTACAAAAGAAAGCCAAGTCATATCATTCTATAATACAACTTACATGGTCAAgatccatttaaagaatttaattctttttgttttttccgaaaaattgtaattgaattaagtaattaacaacAACCGTCCCTACTGTGCACCATCGACTTCCCGCCACTTTTAGTGCAGCTATCGGCCGCTACGAGCACCGACTTCGCTAACGAGTAAATGTTCGGGAATACTCCCGAGTGGTGACACTTGAAAGTTGTTTTCATCGCAAGGCAGACGTCAAACGGTAGCCGGTTGATTTGTTTTCGTCGGTTTCGAAGTGATTCCATTGCTTGGGTAAATATTTCTTCTGTGGTGCGTGTCATTTGGTGAAATTATTGGTACGATGGCGGACGACAATGACTGCGGAAACGATAAGTACGAAAGTGATTCGGGCAAGCCGGAAAAGATGTTTACTTTGAAGAAATGGAATGCAGTCGCGATGTGGAGCTGGGACGTCGAGTGCGACATTTGTGCAATTTGCCGCGTCCAAGTCATGGGTAAGTGCATGCTACTCTATTCCCATTTAGAACTGGAAAGTGGAGGACCCATTTAATAACTGGGAACAAGACAACATCATGGCTGTGCACAGAAAGTAGCTTCTGGGCCACCCAACGAAATTCTCCACAATCTTTTTCTCCAGATGATTCAGAAATGGGTTTGGGCTGCATTCTGATAAGACTTCTCGGTCCGCTAGGTTCCGGGCTAGATTAAAATGCCCACTATTCCCTTTTCAGCAATTCT is a window encoding:
- the LOC119646953 gene encoding uncharacterized protein LOC119646953, yielding MEPFKKCCFCCKLETGAYILGAAGLILSLVNIIGGSLILNKIIITDDESPPSTIFHIIYSVVGLICFALLIFGAKRRNSWLMLPYIVYSVVSLATVAVVLFIEEFNGIHETYVKVGLVLVFGVAICLEVYFVLCMISLYLKLRKEKCENENEGFFKL